CCGACAGCGTGCGTGACCTGTCCCACGAGTTCTAGGGAGACCCCGTGCCCACCCCCGCCGTGCACATCGGACCGCAGGACGACCCGCAGCTGACCGAGGCGGTGGAGCGCGGCGGCGGCCGGGTCGTCCCGCTCGCCGACGCCGAGGCCGTGGTGGTGACCGGCGGTCACGGCGACCTGCCGGACCTGCACGACGGGATCCGCTGGGTGCAGCTGCCCTCGGCGGGTGTCGAGTCCTGGGTCGGGTCCGGCCTCCTGGACCGCGACCGGACGTGGACGTCGGCCACGGGGGCCTACTCGACGTCGGTGGCCGAGGGGGCCGTCGCGCTGCTGCTCGCGGGCGTCCGCGCCGTCGGCCGCGCCGCCCGCGCCACCACGTGGGACAACGAGGCCCTCGACGGGGAGCAGACGACGCTGCGCGGGGCGACCGTCGCGATCGTCGGCGCCGGCGGCATCGGCAAGGCCATGATCCCGGCGTTCCTCGGGCTCGGCGCCCGCGTCCTGGCCGTCACCCGCCGCGGGCTGCCCGTCGAGGGGGCGTACGAGACGTGGGCCGCCGACCGCGCCCGCGACGTGTTCGCCGTCGCCGACCACGTCGTCCTCGCCGCGCCCGCCACCGCCGACACGGCAGCGCTCGTGGGGGCCGACGAACTGCGCGCGCTCGGGTCGCGGGGCTGGCTGGTGAACATCGCCCGCGGGTCCCTCGTCGACACGGACGCCCTCGTCGCGGCCCTGCGCGACGGGATGATCGCGGGCGCCGCGCTCGACGTCACCGACCCCGAACCGCTGCCCGACGGGCACCCGCTGTGGAGCGAACCGCGCGCGATCGTCACCCCGCACTCGACGAACCCGTCGTCGTTGCGGGTGCCGCTGCTGGCCGAGCGGGTGGAAGAGAACGTCCGCCGCTTCGGCGCCGGTGACGAACTCCTCGGCCTCGTCGACCTCGACGCGGGGTACTGACCGCCCGCCTCTCCCTCGCCCCTGCCCCGGGCCCCGGTTCGGGGTGCGGCGGGGTGGGGGTCGGGCCACGGTGGGGCCGTGCAGACGTTCCTCCCGTACCCCGACTTCGCGCGGTCGGCGGCCGTCCTCGACGGGCCGCGGCTGGGCAAGCAACGGGTGGAGACGCTGCAGGTCCTGCGCGCCCTGGAGCTGCCCGACTACGGCTGGGTGAACCACCCCGCGGTGCGCATGTGGCGCGGGTGCACGCCCGCGCTCGTCGCGTACGGCCTGGCGTGCACGGACGCCTGGACGCGCGCGGGACGCGCGGACTCCACCGCCCGGCTCATCGCCGAGTTCGCCCCGCAGGTCGCGGGGCGCTCGCAGGCCGAGCTCGACGGCCTCCTGCCGCCGTGGCTGGGGGAGGAGGCGCTGCACCGCAGCCACCGGTCGGCGTTGCTGCGCAAGGACCCGGGGTTCTACCGGCCGGTGTTCGGGGACGAGGACCCCGACGACCTGCCGTACGTCTGGCCGGACCCGCCGTCCCCGGAACCGCCGGTGCGCTCCCCGGGGCGCCTCGTCTGGGTGGTCCGTCCGGAGTCGCCGCAGGCGCTGGGGGAGTTCCTCACCGACGGAGTCGCCGGGCTCGGGACGGCGTCGGGCATCGACGTCGACGTGCGGGGCGCGGCCGAGGGGGCCACGCTGCGGCAGCTGCTCAAGGAGGTCGCGCCGGGCAGGCGCCCGGGCAAGGACCTGCGCGTCCTGGACAGCTTCGTCCACGAACTCGCCCCCGGCGACGAGGTGGCCGTCCCCGTGGAGCGGGACGGGGCCCTGCTGCTCGGGGAGGTGGTGGGGGAGTACGGGTTCGCGTCCGGCAAGGGCGTGTCCGTGCGGCACCGCCGCGCGGTGCGCTGGGGCGGGCGCGCCGAACGGGCCGACGTCTGCCCACCCGCCCTGCTGCAGGACCCCCGCGACCTGTTCTGCGTCGACCTCGCCGTCTGAGCCCCCACCGTCCGAGCCCCCACCGTCCGACCCCCTGGAGGAGACCCCCGTGCCCGACACCGCCGTCCTCGACGTCGACGGGACCCTCGTCGACACCAACTACCAGCACGCCCTCGCGTGGTTCCGCGCGTTCCGGCGCTTCGACGTGACGCTGCCCGTGTGGCGGCTGCACCGGGCGATCGGGATGGGCGGGGACCAGCTGGTGCCCGCGGTGGCCGGGGACGGGTTCGAGGCCGCCCACGGGGACGCCGTCCGCGCGGCGTGGACGGAGGAGTTCGACCCGCTGCAGCCCGAGGTCCAGCCGTTCGAGGGGGCCCGGGACCTGATCGCCGAGCTGGACCGCCGCGGCTGGACGGTCGTGCTCGCCTCCTCCGGCAAGCAGCAGCACGTCGACGCCTACCTGGACCTCCTGGACGCCCGCGACCTCGTCGACGGGTGGACGACCTCGGACGACGCGGACGCGACGAAACCCGCCCCGGACCTGCTGCAGGTGGCCCTCGAACGGGTCTCGGGGCGTTCCGGGGTGCTGCTGGGGGACTCGGTCTGGGACTGCGAGGCGGCGAAGAACGCCGGGATGGGCAGCCTCGCGGTGCGCACCGGGGGTTTCTCCGCCGAGGAGCTCGCCGACGCCGGTGCGAGCGCCGTCTTCGACTCCCTGCCCGAACTCATCGAGTCCCTGGACCGCACGGGGTTCGCCCGCCCGTCCTGAGCGCCCTCAGGACCGGGTCGGGACCGGCACCGGGCGCAGCGCGCGGCGGGCGCGCGGCACCGCGGCCGGGGCGGGCGACGTCGGTGCGGTCGTCGGTGCGGTCGTCGGCGGGCTCGTGGGTGCGGCCGCGGGGGGTGCTGCGGGGGCAGGGGCCGCGGCGCGGGCGGCCCGGACGGCCGCGGCGACGTCGAGCATCCCGGCGCCGTACCCGTCGGGCCAGGTCTGCTCCGTCGCCGTGCCGGTGAGCCAGCCCGAGACCGTCGCGACGTCGGCCGTCGGGGCGACGGCGCGCAGGAGGGCCGCCGCGGCGGCCACCTGGGGGGCCGAGAACGACGTGCCCGACGCGGCGACCACGGCGTAGGACCCGTCGGACCTGCGGGGGGTGCCCACCGGGATCGCCTCCCCCGGTGCGCTGAGGTCGACGGAGGAGTTGTGCTGGGCCCAGGCGGCGGCCGCGCCGGACGTCGTGGACGCCGACACCGAGACGACGCCCGGGTACGCCGCGGGGTACTGGACGGCGTTGCCCGTGGCACCGGAGTTGCCCGCGGAGGCGACGACGACGACACCCCGCTCGACCGCCCACTGGATCGTGGCGGCGGTCGTGCTGTTGTAGTCCGGTCCCCCCAGGGACAGGTTGACGACGTTCGCGCCCGCCTTCACCGCGGCCGTGATCCCGGCGACGACGGCGTCGCTGGGGCAGCCGTCCTTGCGGCACACCTTGCCCGACAGGACGGTGACCTCCGGGGCGACCCCCGCGGCGCCCACCGCGTTGCCGTAGGCGCCGGCGACGACGGTCGCGACCTCGGTGCCGTGGTCGACGACGATCGCGTCGGACTCGCCGGTGAAGTTGCCGAGCGGTTGCACGCGCCCGACCAGGTCCGGCTGCGTGGGGTCGACGCCGGAGTCGAGGACGGCGACCTTGACCCCGGCGCCCTTCGTGGTGGGCCACGCGGCGTAGGCGTCGACCGCGGTGAGGTGGTAGGCGTACCGCAGGTAGGGGTCGGTGGCGAGCAGCCGGCGCGCGGGCAGGGCCGCGGACCCCGTGGGTGTCATCCGGTACGTCGTGCGCACCTGGGCGTCGCTGAGGGCGGGGTCGGCGTCGAGCGCGCGCACCAGCCGGGCGGCGGAGGCCGTGCCGGTGGCCGTCCGGGTCTCCAGCCGCGGCTGCCCGTCGACCCAGCGCAGGGCGTCGACGTGGACGGTCGCGCCGGTCGCGGGGGAGGTGGGGGTGGCGGCCTGCGCCGGCGCCGCCGCGAGGGTCGCGGCGAGCAGCGCGGCGCCCACCACGGCGGTCCGGGTGGTGGGGCGGGCGGGTGTGGGCACGGCTGCTCCCTGCGGTCGGACGGGACGACGGTGCATCGGCCCCCCAGGCGGCGTACTTGACGGACCACTTGTGCGGTTCGTCAGGTCAGGCTAGTTTTTCGATGCGCATCGACGATGCGCATCGACGACCGGTCGGCCCGCGCGAAGGGCGGATGCGGTGGTCCGGAGCTCTCAGAGGGGAGGGTCGGGTGTCCCACCCGCACCGGCGGACGTCCGCCGACGTCGCGACCCGCGGCCTCCTCCCCGCCGGCCCGGCCGGACCCGGCCGGGTGACGCCCGTCGGGTCCCGGTACCCCCGGCCGCCGGCGAGCCGAACGCACTGACCCCCCGTGGTGCCCTGCACGGCGCACCACACCCGTCGTCGATACGCATCGACGACCGATCCCCACGATGCCGTGGGAAGAGGAGAGGACACCAGATGGCACGACAGACGGCTCGACGCTCGGTCCGGCAGGCGGGACGGCGGGGCAGCACCCGCGCCGGGCTCGCCGCCCTGCTGGTGCTGCCGCTGGCCCTGGGGGCCTGCGGTGGCGGTGGTGGTGGCACCGCGGGCGGCAGCCCGGACACCCTGCGGGTGCTCGACTACTACAACTCCGACCCCAACAAGACGATCTGGGGCGACGCCATCGAGGCGTGCGGGCAGAGCGTGGGCATGGAGATCTCCCGCGAGTCCGTCCCGGGGGACACCCTCATCCAGAAGGTGCTGCAGCAGAGCTCCTCCAGGACGCTGCCCGACGTCCTCATGCTCGACAACCCCGACGTCCAGCAGATCGCCGCCTCCGGCGCCCTGGCCCCCCTGGGCGACCTCGGCGTCGACTCCTCCGGTGTCGCCGACGGCGTGCTCCAGGCCTCCACGTACGAGGGCGAGCTCTACGCCCTGCAGCCGGTGACGAACACGATCGCGCTGTTCTACAACCGGCAAGTCCTCGACGCCGCCGGGATCGCGCCCCCCACGACGTGGGACGAGCTGAAGACCGCCTCCGCCCAGCTCACGCAGGGCGACCAGTACGGGTTCGCGATGTCGAACATCAACACCTACGAGGGCACCTGGCAGTTCCTGCCGTTCATGTGGTCCAACGGTGGCGACGAGAAGGACATCGCCACCCCGCAGACGGCCGAGGCGCTGCAGCTCGTCAAGGACCTCATGACCTCCGGGTCGCTGTCGCAGTCGTCGGTCAACTGGTCGCAGGCCGACGTCGCCGACCAGTTCTCGGCGGGCAAGGCCGCCATGATGATCAACGGCCCGTGGAACTTCGGCGTCCTCGACGCGGTGGACGGTCTGGACTACGGCATCGTGCCCCTCCCCGTCCCGCAGGCCGGCGAGACGGCCGTCTCGCCCTTCGGCGGCGAGGCGTGGACCGTGCCGCAGACCGGCGACCAGGAGAAGCAGCAGAAGGCCGCCGAGCTCGTGCAGTGCCTCAACAGCGACGAGAACGAGGTGGAGATCTCCCTCGGGACCGGGACGGTGCCGACGAAGCCGGAGCTGTCCGACCAGGTCACCTCGCAGAACCCCAAGCTCGAGGCGTTCGCCGCCCAGGTCCCGGACCTGCGGGCCCGCACCGGTGAGCTCGGGCCGGACTGGCCCCAGGCCGCCACGAAGATCTACACCGCCGTCCAGAACGCCCTCGTCGGTGGGATGACGCCGGAGGACGCGCTGAAGCAGGCGCAGGATGGCTGACCCCGCCGTCGGCGTCCGTTCCCGCACCGCCCCGCCGGCCGGGGCGCCGGCGGGGCGCCGGGGGTCGCAGAAGACGCAGGCCCGGGTCGTCCAGGTCGCGTTCCTCGTCCCCGCCGTCGTCTACCTCGTGCTGTTCTTCGGCTACCCCGTGGTCAAGAACGTCCTCATGGGGTTCCAGGCGTACACGACCCGGACGTTCTACACCGGTGAGGCCCCCTGGGTCGGGCTGGCGAACTACTCCGCCGTCGTCGGCAACGCCATCTTCGACCGGACGCTGTGGAACACGCTGTTCTTCACGGTCGGCTCGATCGTCGGGCAGTTCGCCATCGGCCTGGCCATCGCGGTGTTCTTCCACAAGAAGTTCGCGCTGTCCGGCGTGCTGCGCTCCCTCATCCTGCTGCCCTGGCTCATCCCGATGATCGCCGGGACCGCGGTCTGGCGCTGGATCCTCGACACCGACAACGGGGCGCTGAACCGCCTGCTGTCGGCCGTGCCCGGACTGGACCTGCACCCGAACTGGCTGACGTCCCCGGAACTGGCGCTCCTCGCCGTCATCGGGGTCAACATCTGGCTGGGGATCCCGTTCAACATGACGATCCTCTACGGCGGGCTGCAGGAGATCCCGGAGGACCTCTACGAGGCCGGTGCCCTGGACGGCGCGACCGGGTGGCGCGCGTTCCGCCACATCACCTGGCCGATGCTGCGGCCGGTGGTGACGGTGGTGCTCGTGCTCGGCGTCGTCTACACGCTCAAGGTGATCGACGTGATCCTCGGTCTGACCAACGGTGGACCGGCGAACTCGACCCAGACCATCTCGACGTTCTCCTACGACATGTCGTTCCGGCAGTTCGACTTCGGTCAGGGCGCCGCGCTCGGCAACATCCTCATCCTCATCTCCCTCGTGTTCGCCGTGGTCTACCTGCGGATCAACCGGAAGGCGGTCGACGAATGAGCGCGGTCGTCACCCACCGGACCGAACCCGGCGCCCCGGTCCGGCCCTCGGGCCGGGCCCCCCGCCGGCCCGTCCACACGGTCGTCGGCATCCTCATCCTGGCGGTCATGCTGTTCCCGCTGTACTGGATGGTGAACGTCTCCCTGCAGCCGGCCGGGAACGCCGTCGCCACGCCCTGGTTCCCGGCGGACATCACCCTGCGCGGGTACTCCACGGCCATCAGCGAGCAGGGCGGCAACCTCGTCACCTCGCTGGTCATCAGCCTGGGCGCGGTCGTCTTCAGCCTGGTCATCGCCACCCCCGCGGCCTACGCGATGGCCCACTTCAAGCTCGGCCGGTGGGCGACGATCGTGCTGTTCGGCATCCTCGTCACCCAGATGGTGCCGGGCATCGTCGTGGCCAACGCCCTGTACTCGGCCTACAGCGACCTGGGGCTGCTCAACACGGTGCCGGGGCTGATCCTGGCCGACTCCGCGGCGGGCATCCCGTTCTCCATCATCCTCATGCGGGCGTTCATGGGGTCCATCCCCACCTCGATCGTCGAGGCCGCCTACGTGGACGGGGCCGGGCACGTGCGCGCGTTCTTCTCGATCGTGCTGCCCATGAGCCGCAACGCGCTCATCACGGCGGGGTTGTTCACGTTCCTCTTCGCCTGGGGCGACTTCCTCTTCGCCCTGACCCTGACCACCACCGCGGACCTGCGGCCCATCACCCTAGGCCTGTACACCTACGTCGGCAGCTTCGTCGCGGACTGGTCGCCCATCATGGCGACGGCCGTCCTGTCGTCGCTGCCCGCCATCGCCCTGCTCGTCCTGGCCCAGCGGTACGTCGCCGCCGGTGTCACGGGCGGCGCCGTCAAGTAGTCCCGAGACAGTCCCGAGACCTGGAGCACACTTCATGATCAACGTCACCGTGTGGGGCGAGAACCGCCACGAGCAACTGGAACCGGAGGTCGCGAAGCGCTACCCGAACGGCATGCACGGGGCGATCGCCGAGGGCATCGAGGCCAACCTCGGCGAGGCCGTCACGGTCCGCACCGCCACCCTCGACGACCCCGAGCACGGCTTGAGCGAGGAGGTCCTGCGGGGCACCGACGTCCTCACCTGGTGGGGTCACGCGGCCCACGCCGAGGTCTCCGACGAGGTCGTCGAGCGCGTGCAGCGGCACGTCCTGGCCGGGATGGGGCTCATCGTCCTGCACTCCGGGCACTGGTCGAAGGTGTTCACCCGCCTCATGGGGACCTCCTGCACGCTGCGCTGGCGCTCGGAGCACGACCGCGAACTGCTGTGGACGGTCGACCCGACCCACCCGATCGCCCAGGGCGTCCCGCACCCGATGGTGATCGAGGAGGACGAGATGTACGGGGAGTTCTTCGACATCCCCACCCCCGACGAGCTCGTCTTCCTCTCCAGCTTCTCCGGCGGGGAGGTGTTCCGCTCCGGCTGCACCTTCAAGCGCGGGTTCGGGAAGATCTTCTACTTCCGCCCCGGCGACCAGGACTTCCCGACGTACTTCCACCCCGGCGTCCGCAAGGTCCTCTCCAACGCGGTCGAGTGGGCCGTCACCGTCCGCCCCGAGCGGACCGGCCCCGTCCTGCTGCGCTACGACACCGAGGACTTCTACAACGGTCACGGGTACGAGGGGGCGCTGGACCCCGACAAGCAGCAGGAGGCGCAGCAGTGACCCGCCTCGTGCTCGTGGGGGCCGGCGGGATGGGCCGGGCCTGGCTCGGCGCGCTCCTGCGCGACCCCGGTGCCGAGCTCGCCGGGGTCGTCGACCTCGACCTCGACGTGGCCCGTGCGGCGCTGGCCGAGGTGGAGGGCGGGGCGGGCGCGGACGTGCCCGTCGGGCAGGACGTCGTGGAGGTCGCGCGCCGCGTCGGGGCCGACGCCGTCGTCAACGTGACGGTCCCGCAGGCCCACCACCCGGTGACCACCGCCGCGCTGTTCGCCGGGTTCCCCGTCCTCGGCGAGAAGCCCGTGGCCTCCACCGTCGCGCAGGCGCTGTCCCTGGCGGCCGCCTCCGAGGTCAGCGGGCAGCCGTTCCTCGTCTCCCAGTCGCGCCGGTACAACCCGCACGTGGAGGAGTTCCGGGCCCAGGCCGCCGTCCTGGGCGACCTGGGGTCGCTGTCGACGGAGTTCTTCAAGGCCCCGCACTTCGGGGGGTTCCGCGAGGAGATGGCCCAGCCGCTGCTGGTGGACATGGCCATCCACCAGTTCGACCTGGCGCGCCACCTGCTCGACGCCGAACCGGTGTCGGTCTACTGCGAGTCGTTCAACCCGCCGTGGTCCTGGTACTCCGGGGACGCCTCGGCCACCGCCGTGTTCGAGATGTCGTCCGGCGCCCGGTACACGTTCACCGGCTCGTGGTGCGCGCCGGGCGCGGAGACGTCCTGGAACGGGTCGTGGCGGCTCTCGGGTGCGAACGGGTCGGCCGTCTGGAACGGCGACGACCGTCCCGTGCTGGACGCCGCCGGCACGGCGGGGGAGTTCACCGACCCCGGCCAGGAGATCGCCGGCTCGCTGGCCGCCTTCGTCGCGTTCCTCACCCGCGGCACCCCCTTCTCCGGGGAGGTGCACGACAACGTCCTCAGCCTGGCGATGGTCGAGGCCGCGGTGGAGTCCGCAGGGTCGGGCACGCGGGTGCAGCTCGACGACGTCCTGGACCGCGCCTACGCGCGGGCCCTGGCCGACGAGCAGCGCGAGGACGTGGCCACGGCGCTCAAGGGCTGGTCGTCGGTGCGCTCGGCCCTGGCGGGCGGTCGCTGACCCGTCCGTCCCCGTGCCCGGTCCCGTGCGGACCGGGCGCGGGGAACGGGCGCGGGGCGCGGGCGTTGTCCCCCGACCCCGGCTCGGCTACGGTGCGGTCGATGCGCATCGACGACGAGGTGTCGGGTGCGGGCGGGAGAGGTGCGGTGGCCGGGAACCGGGGTGGGACGGGTCGCACCGTGACGAGCAAGGACGTCGCGCGGGTCGCCGGGGTCTCCCAGAGCACCGTCTCCTACGTCATGAGCGGCAAGCGGCCGATCTCCGCGCGCACCCGCCGCATCGTCGAGGACGCGATCGCCCAGCTCACCTACCACCCGAACGCCGGCGCCCGGGCGCTGGCCAGCCAGCGCACCCAGATCGTCGCGGTGGTCATGCCCTTCGACGTCGGGCTCGGCGCGGCCGGTCTCATGGCGTTCATCGAGGAGATCACCCTCGCGGCCCGCGCCCGCGACCACGACGTGCTCATCGTGACGGCCGAGGAGGGGGTCGACGGGCTGCGGCGCGTCGCCGGACGCGCCCTGTGCGACGCCGTGGTCGTCATGGAGGTCAGCACCGACGACCCGCGCGCCGCGATCGCGCGCGACCTGCGGGTGCCGACGCTGTTCATCGGCTTCCCCGACGACGCGGCCGGGCTGCACTGCATCGACTTCGACTTCGAGGACGGCGCCCGCCTCCTCGTCGGCGAACTCGCGGGCGCCGCCCGCGTCTCGGCCCTCGTCTGGGGGCCCGACACGGTGGACCGGGGCCTGAACTACGTCCCGCGGTTCCGGGCCGCCGCGCAGGAGGCGGCCGCGGCTGCCGGCGTGCAGCTGGACTGGGTCCCGCTCGAGCGCGACCGCGTGGAGGAGCAGGTGCGGACCGTCCTGGACGGCGGCGGCCAGGCCCTGCTCGTGACCTCCTTCCTGTCCCGCGTCGTGCACGCGGTCCAGGAGGCGGGGTTGCGCCCAGGGACCGACCTCGACCTCGTGGCCCTCGCCACCGACGCCGACGCGACCGGGTTCACGGTGCCCCTCACGGCGGTCTCCACGCACCCGCGCGACGTGTCCCGACAGGCCATGTCGTGGTTGTTCGACCTCCTCGAGCAGGGGGCGGGACCGGCCGGGGTGCGCCGGGTGCCGGCCTTCGTGACCCGCCGGTCCTCGGTGCGGGCGAGCCCCACCCCGCGCGTTCCGTGACCCTGGACCGGTCAGTAGCATCCCCAGCAGCACGACCCACAGTTCGACGACGACGTCCCGGGAGGACCAGCTCGCATGTCCGCTGACCAGTTCGCACTGCCGGAACTCGGGGTCGCCGTCGTCGGCCACTCCTTCATGGGCGCGGTGCACTCGCACGCGTGGCGCACCGTCGACCACGTCGGCACCCCGCGGTTCCGCACGAAGCGCCTCGCGCTCGCGGGCCGGGACCTCTCCCGCGCGCAGGCCGCCGCCGCGCAGTTCGGGTGGGACGAGGGCGTCGACGACTGGCGCGCGCTGATCGAGCGCGACGACGTCCAGGTCGTCGACGTCCTCACCCCCGGCGACACGCACGCCGAGATCGCGATCGCCGCGCTCGAGGCCGGCAAGCACGTCATCTGCGAGAAGCCCCTGGCCAAGACGGTCGAGGAGGCGCAGCGCATGGCGCAGGCCGCGCAGGCGGCGTCGGCCCGCGGGGTCCGCAGCATGGTGGCGTTCAACTACCGCAAGGTCCCCGCCATCGGGCTGGCCCGCCGGCTCGTCGAGCAGGGCCGCCTCGGCGACCTGCGCCAGGTGCGCGCCGTGTACCTGCAGGACTGGATCGTCGACCCCGAGTTCCCGCTCACCTGGCGTCTGCAGAAGGACCGCTCGGGCGCGGGTGCCCTGGGGGACATCGGGTCCCACATCATCGACGCCGCGCAGTTCATCACCGGCCAGCGCCTCACCGGCGTCTCCGGGACCGTCGAGACGTTCGTGAAGCAGCGTCCGCTGGAGGCCACCCGCACCGGTGCGAACACCGGCCTGGGGGCGCAGGCGTCGAGCGAGTACGGCGAGGTGACCGTCGACGACGCCGCGGTGTTCTTCGGCCGCGGCGACGGCGGGGCGCTCATGACGTTCGAGGCGACGCGCATGGCGCTGGGCCGCAAGAACGGCATGCGCATCGAGGTCAACGGCTCGAAGGGCTCGCTCG
The sequence above is drawn from the Kineococcus mangrovi genome and encodes:
- a CDS encoding D-isomer specific 2-hydroxyacid dehydrogenase family protein encodes the protein MPTPAVHIGPQDDPQLTEAVERGGGRVVPLADAEAVVVTGGHGDLPDLHDGIRWVQLPSAGVESWVGSGLLDRDRTWTSATGAYSTSVAEGAVALLLAGVRAVGRAARATTWDNEALDGEQTTLRGATVAIVGAGGIGKAMIPAFLGLGARVLAVTRRGLPVEGAYETWAADRARDVFAVADHVVLAAPATADTAALVGADELRALGSRGWLVNIARGSLVDTDALVAALRDGMIAGAALDVTDPEPLPDGHPLWSEPRAIVTPHSTNPSSLRVPLLAERVEENVRRFGAGDELLGLVDLDAGY
- a CDS encoding MSMEG_6728 family protein — its product is MQTFLPYPDFARSAAVLDGPRLGKQRVETLQVLRALELPDYGWVNHPAVRMWRGCTPALVAYGLACTDAWTRAGRADSTARLIAEFAPQVAGRSQAELDGLLPPWLGEEALHRSHRSALLRKDPGFYRPVFGDEDPDDLPYVWPDPPSPEPPVRSPGRLVWVVRPESPQALGEFLTDGVAGLGTASGIDVDVRGAAEGATLRQLLKEVAPGRRPGKDLRVLDSFVHELAPGDEVAVPVERDGALLLGEVVGEYGFASGKGVSVRHRRAVRWGGRAERADVCPPALLQDPRDLFCVDLAV
- a CDS encoding HAD family hydrolase, coding for MPDTAVLDVDGTLVDTNYQHALAWFRAFRRFDVTLPVWRLHRAIGMGGDQLVPAVAGDGFEAAHGDAVRAAWTEEFDPLQPEVQPFEGARDLIAELDRRGWTVVLASSGKQQHVDAYLDLLDARDLVDGWTTSDDADATKPAPDLLQVALERVSGRSGVLLGDSVWDCEAAKNAGMGSLAVRTGGFSAEELADAGASAVFDSLPELIESLDRTGFARPS
- a CDS encoding S8 family serine peptidase — translated: MPTPARPTTRTAVVGAALLAATLAAAPAQAATPTSPATGATVHVDALRWVDGQPRLETRTATGTASAARLVRALDADPALSDAQVRTTYRMTPTGSAALPARRLLATDPYLRYAYHLTAVDAYAAWPTTKGAGVKVAVLDSGVDPTQPDLVGRVQPLGNFTGESDAIVVDHGTEVATVVAGAYGNAVGAAGVAPEVTVLSGKVCRKDGCPSDAVVAGITAAVKAGANVVNLSLGGPDYNSTTAATIQWAVERGVVVVASAGNSGATGNAVQYPAAYPGVVSVSASTTSGAAAAWAQHNSSVDLSAPGEAIPVGTPRRSDGSYAVVAASGTSFSAPQVAAAAALLRAVAPTADVATVSGWLTGTATEQTWPDGYGAGMLDVAAAVRAARAAAPAPAAPPAAAPTSPPTTAPTTAPTSPAPAAVPRARRALRPVPVPTRS
- a CDS encoding sugar ABC transporter substrate-binding protein, which codes for MARQTARRSVRQAGRRGSTRAGLAALLVLPLALGACGGGGGGTAGGSPDTLRVLDYYNSDPNKTIWGDAIEACGQSVGMEISRESVPGDTLIQKVLQQSSSRTLPDVLMLDNPDVQQIAASGALAPLGDLGVDSSGVADGVLQASTYEGELYALQPVTNTIALFYNRQVLDAAGIAPPTTWDELKTASAQLTQGDQYGFAMSNINTYEGTWQFLPFMWSNGGDEKDIATPQTAEALQLVKDLMTSGSLSQSSVNWSQADVADQFSAGKAAMMINGPWNFGVLDAVDGLDYGIVPLPVPQAGETAVSPFGGEAWTVPQTGDQEKQQKAAELVQCLNSDENEVEISLGTGTVPTKPELSDQVTSQNPKLEAFAAQVPDLRARTGELGPDWPQAATKIYTAVQNALVGGMTPEDALKQAQDG
- a CDS encoding carbohydrate ABC transporter permease, which produces MADPAVGVRSRTAPPAGAPAGRRGSQKTQARVVQVAFLVPAVVYLVLFFGYPVVKNVLMGFQAYTTRTFYTGEAPWVGLANYSAVVGNAIFDRTLWNTLFFTVGSIVGQFAIGLAIAVFFHKKFALSGVLRSLILLPWLIPMIAGTAVWRWILDTDNGALNRLLSAVPGLDLHPNWLTSPELALLAVIGVNIWLGIPFNMTILYGGLQEIPEDLYEAGALDGATGWRAFRHITWPMLRPVVTVVLVLGVVYTLKVIDVILGLTNGGPANSTQTISTFSYDMSFRQFDFGQGAALGNILILISLVFAVVYLRINRKAVDE
- a CDS encoding carbohydrate ABC transporter permease, whose product is MSAVVTHRTEPGAPVRPSGRAPRRPVHTVVGILILAVMLFPLYWMVNVSLQPAGNAVATPWFPADITLRGYSTAISEQGGNLVTSLVISLGAVVFSLVIATPAAYAMAHFKLGRWATIVLFGILVTQMVPGIVVANALYSAYSDLGLLNTVPGLILADSAAGIPFSIILMRAFMGSIPTSIVEAAYVDGAGHVRAFFSIVLPMSRNALITAGLFTFLFAWGDFLFALTLTTTADLRPITLGLYTYVGSFVADWSPIMATAVLSSLPAIALLVLAQRYVAAGVTGGAVK
- a CDS encoding ThuA domain-containing protein, with amino-acid sequence MINVTVWGENRHEQLEPEVAKRYPNGMHGAIAEGIEANLGEAVTVRTATLDDPEHGLSEEVLRGTDVLTWWGHAAHAEVSDEVVERVQRHVLAGMGLIVLHSGHWSKVFTRLMGTSCTLRWRSEHDRELLWTVDPTHPIAQGVPHPMVIEEDEMYGEFFDIPTPDELVFLSSFSGGEVFRSGCTFKRGFGKIFYFRPGDQDFPTYFHPGVRKVLSNAVEWAVTVRPERTGPVLLRYDTEDFYNGHGYEGALDPDKQQEAQQ
- a CDS encoding Gfo/Idh/MocA family protein, with protein sequence MTRLVLVGAGGMGRAWLGALLRDPGAELAGVVDLDLDVARAALAEVEGGAGADVPVGQDVVEVARRVGADAVVNVTVPQAHHPVTTAALFAGFPVLGEKPVASTVAQALSLAAASEVSGQPFLVSQSRRYNPHVEEFRAQAAVLGDLGSLSTEFFKAPHFGGFREEMAQPLLVDMAIHQFDLARHLLDAEPVSVYCESFNPPWSWYSGDASATAVFEMSSGARYTFTGSWCAPGAETSWNGSWRLSGANGSAVWNGDDRPVLDAAGTAGEFTDPGQEIAGSLAAFVAFLTRGTPFSGEVHDNVLSLAMVEAAVESAGSGTRVQLDDVLDRAYARALADEQREDVATALKGWSSVRSALAGGR
- a CDS encoding LacI family DNA-binding transcriptional regulator; protein product: MRIDDEVSGAGGRGAVAGNRGGTGRTVTSKDVARVAGVSQSTVSYVMSGKRPISARTRRIVEDAIAQLTYHPNAGARALASQRTQIVAVVMPFDVGLGAAGLMAFIEEITLAARARDHDVLIVTAEEGVDGLRRVAGRALCDAVVVMEVSTDDPRAAIARDLRVPTLFIGFPDDAAGLHCIDFDFEDGARLLVGELAGAARVSALVWGPDTVDRGLNYVPRFRAAAQEAAAAAGVQLDWVPLERDRVEEQVRTVLDGGGQALLVTSFLSRVVHAVQEAGLRPGTDLDLVALATDADATGFTVPLTAVSTHPRDVSRQAMSWLFDLLEQGAGPAGVRRVPAFVTRRSSVRASPTPRVP
- a CDS encoding Gfo/Idh/MocA family protein, translating into MSADQFALPELGVAVVGHSFMGAVHSHAWRTVDHVGTPRFRTKRLALAGRDLSRAQAAAAQFGWDEGVDDWRALIERDDVQVVDVLTPGDTHAEIAIAALEAGKHVICEKPLAKTVEEAQRMAQAAQAASARGVRSMVAFNYRKVPAIGLARRLVEQGRLGDLRQVRAVYLQDWIVDPEFPLTWRLQKDRSGAGALGDIGSHIIDAAQFITGQRLTGVSGTVETFVKQRPLEATRTGANTGLGAQASSEYGEVTVDDAAVFFGRGDGGALMTFEATRMALGRKNGMRIEVNGSKGSLAFDFESMNELHFFDGTLPDAENGFRRILATEPEHPGVENWWPAGHGLGYDHPFVHELQEFLGAIADERDPSPSFADGLQVQQVLEAVQRSAENDSTYTSV